In the Nitrosopumilus cobalaminigenes genome, CTACTGTTATTTGTGCAATTGATACCAAGTTTCCATTAGGAGCTTTGATAATTACACTTACTGGAGTTCCTGAATACAGATCTCTTACTTCTCCTGTTACTAGAATTGTTTCACCTTCTGCATACGAAGATTTGTCAGTAGTAACAACAATCGAGCTTTGTATTTGTCCAAATGCTGGTGCCATACCAATACTTACAACTAAGATTGCAGTTAAGGCAAACACCGATAGATGAGCTTTCATCATTTTTACGCCTAAATTTATACTATTTAAGGTTGTGAAAATATTTGTTGACTAAATAGAAAAAAGACTGATTTTCGGCAGACTTCAAATTACATATATATTAACCCGAGCGTGAATTTTTGACAGTTTGTGTGTTTTCATTAGTGTTACATTTAATGTTCGATGTGGGGGTATTCTAAATGGCAACTAAGAAAAATCAAGTACTGGTACCTGATCATGTCTATGTCCCAAAACATGAAATCATTACAAAACAAGAAGCTGAAGAAGTTTTAAAAAAATACAATTGTAAACCAACTGAATTACCATTAATCTTTGTAAACGATCCTGCAATTTTGGGACTTGGTGTAAAACCTGGAGATATGATTAAGATCACTCGAAAAAGTCCAACTGCTGGTGAAAGTCTCTATTATCGATATGTGGTGGAAATCTAAATGGTAGATCCTTCAACTAAAAGATGGCCAGTAATTCAAGACATCTTAAAACGAGAAGGTATTGCTCGTCAACACCTAAACTCTTTTGATGAATTTTTAGAAAGAGGACTACAGAGTATCATTAATGAAGTTGGACAAATTGATATTGAAAATGCAGAATATCCATACAAGATTCAACTTGGTAAAGTAAAACTTCAACAACCAAGAATGATGGAACTAGATGGCTCTATTACACACATTACTCCAGCTGAAGCTAGATTGAGAAATGTTTCTTATTCTGCACCAGTAATGATGGAAGCAAGTGTTGTTGAAGATGGAAAAATCCTAGAATCAAGATTTGTCCATATTGGAGATGTACCAGTAATGGCAAAATCTAATGCATGTATTTTACACAATTTCTCTTCTCAAAAATTAATTGAACATGGTGAAGATCCAAATGATCCTGGTGGTTACTTTATCATCAATGGTTCAGAACGTGTCATCGTTGGATTAGAAGATTTATCATACAACAAAATTATTGTAGATAGAGAAACTGTAGGTGGCAACATTGTTTTCAAAGCCAAAGTATATTCTTCAATTGTAGGTTATCGTGCAAAATTAGAACTCGTCATGAAAAATGATGGATTAATTGTAGCCCGAATTCCTGGTTCTCCTGTAGATATCCCAGTTGTTACTTTGATGAGGGCACTTGGACTAGAATCCGATAGAGAAATCGCATCTGTAGTTTCACTAGTTGATGACATTCAAGATGAATTGGAAGGCTCTTTTGAAAAAGCAGGAGACGTACCAACATCAAAGGATGCCATTGTCTATATCAGTAAAAGAATTGCACCTGGAATGTTAGAGGAATTCCAAATTAAACGTGCTGAGACTTTGCTTGATTGGGGCCTCTTACCTCACTTGGGAAAACATCCTGAAAACAGAAAAGAAAAGGCACAATTCTTGGGTGAAGCAGCTTGTAAATTATTAGAATTAAAACTTGGATGGATTACTCCAGATGACAAAGATCATTATGGAAACAAAGTAATCAAATTCGCAGGACAAATGTTGGCAGATCTTTTCAGAACTGCATTTAGAAATTTGGTTAGAGATATGAAATATCAATTAGAAAGATCTGGTCAAAAACGTGGAATTAATGCAGTTGCTGCAGCAATTCGACCGGGAATCATTACTGATAAACTAAACAATGCTATTGCAACAGGAAACTGGGGAAGAGGTAGAGTAGGTGTTACTCAATTACTTGACAGAACTAACTATCTATCAACAATCAGTCATCTTAGAAGAATCCAATCTCCTCTAAGTAGAACACAGCCAAACTTTGAGGCAAGAGATTTGCATGCAACTCACTTTGGAAGAATTTGTCCAAGTGAAACTCCTGAAGGTTCTAACTGTGGTTTGGTGAAAAACTTGGCACTATCTGGAATTATCTCCGTTAATGTCCCATCTGAAGAAATTGTAGAAAAACTCTATGATCTTGGAACTGTTCATTTCTTTGATGCAAAAGAAGATTTGAAAAAAGACGGAACCAGAATTTTTGTAGATGGTAGATTAATTGGATATGCCAAAGATGGTCAAGAACTAGCAGAATCCCTTAGAGAGTTGAGAAGAAACTCAAAGATTCACCCACACGTCGGAGTATCATTCCATAAATCCG is a window encoding:
- a CDS encoding DNA-directed RNA polymerase subunit H — protein: MATKKNQVLVPDHVYVPKHEIITKQEAEEVLKKYNCKPTELPLIFVNDPAILGLGVKPGDMIKITRKSPTAGESLYYRYVVEI